One Phaseolus vulgaris cultivar G19833 chromosome 11, P. vulgaris v2.0, whole genome shotgun sequence genomic window carries:
- the LOC137819862 gene encoding putative disease resistance RPP13-like protein 1 produces the protein MALEMVTGALISTFVERTIDTLASRLVHIFGARKHNKKQLSHLKMKLLAIDVVAFDAEQKQFTDPRVRDWLLRAKDIVFDAEDLLYEIYYELSKTQVEADQSQSATNKVWNSLKSSFITFFEKEIEYRMKQVIEDLEDLATQSDFLGLKKVSCVGVGSGSGSSSKLTYTSLPNESVIYGRDDDKDFVFNWLTSDTRNNLSILSIVGMGGLGKTSLAQHVFNDPRIEAKFDIKVWISVPQEFDVLNVSKVILDTITGSTDHCIQQEVVQRRLRENFTGKKFLLVLDDVWNERQSKWEDVQKPLIFGGQGSRILVTTRSEKVAVTMRSEKHLLQVLREDYCWDLFAKHAFQSDNTQPHPEFIEIGKKIVEKCNGLPLALKTMGSLLHNKSSFWEWESIMKSEIWDFSEDESDILPALRLSYLHLPSHLKKCFSFCALFPKGYEFDKECLIQLWMAENFLQSPLQKKSPKEVGEQYFYDLLSWSFFQQSDNEEKKCFMMHDLLNDLAKYVSEDICIRLGVDEPKGIPKTSRHFSFPTTTVKYFDGFGSLIDTQKLHTFMRTDRRMNNPFCFRWYCKMSIDDLFSKFKFIRVLSLSRCSNLKVVPQSVGNLKHLRSLDLSYTDIEKLPHSISLLCMLQILKLNYCRRLKELPSYLHQLDNLRRLEFMNTGVKIMPIHLGKLKNLQVLMSSFYVEKSKEFSIQQLRELNLHGSLRIHELQNIENPSYALEADLKNKPHLLELQLEWNITGNTSVDSTKAGDVIENLRPSKHLKKLSIWNYVGKQFPNWLLDNSLPNLVSLVLRKCKSCQRFPPLGLLPFLKKLEISGFDEIVSIDADFHGNNSSSFKSLETLYFSNMSQWEKWNCQAVTGVFPRLRHLSITNCPELKGQLPEFVALKELEVFHCEKLEALIVSAIELRLEECGKLQLDSGTMKRHTTGWHNMETSFVEMVGHIIFCTSLEYLHINSPLKSIRNDSVSLRTFPLDLFPRLRMLILSGLCDLQMVSQDHAHNHLQDLTIKECPKFESLPAKMHMLLPSLTKLSIEDCPRFESFLEGGLPSNLEHLTIKECPNFESLTGNMHMLPPSLKWLCIEDCPRLESFPDDGLPSNLFHMTLKSCSILVGSLKGALGDNPSLESLWIEKVDAKSFPDEGLLPLSLSSLTISDCPNLEKLDYNSLMTLNIYDCPRLESFPDRGLPSNLKHLTIINCSRLVGSLKKAFRDSSSLESLYIAELDAECFPDEGLLPPSLTSLTIRGCPNLEKLYYKGLCPLSSLQTLSLKNCPNLQRLPEEGIPKSISILEIRQCPLLKLRCQKGGEDWEKIAHIEALFIS, from the coding sequence ATGGCACTAGAAATGGTTACCGGTGCTCTTATTTCTACTTTCGTCGAGAGGACTATTGACACTTTGGCTTCCCGTCTTGTCCACATATTCGGTGCAAGAAAACACAATAAGAAGCAACTCAGTCACTTGAAGATGAAGCTCCTAGCCATTGATGTTGTGGCTTTTGATGCAGAACAAAAGCAGTTCACAGATCCACGTGTGAGAGATTGGCTTCTCCGGGCCAAAGATATTGTGTTTGATGCAGAAGATCTCTTGTATGAAATATATTATGAACTCTCCAAAACCCAAGTGGAAGCTGATCAGTCTCAGAGTGCTACTAACAAGGTGTGGAATTCCCTCAAATCTTCTTTTATCACTTTCtttgaaaaagaaattgaatacAGAATGAAACAAGTCATTGAGGACCTAGAAGATCTTGCAACCCAAAGCGATTTTCTAGGTTTGAAAAAGGTTAGTTGTGTTGGGGTTGGATCAGGATCAGGCTCGAGTAGTAAATTAACATATACATCTTTGCCAAATGAAAGTGTAATTTATGGCAGAGATGATGACAAAGACTTTGTGTTTAACTGGCTAACATCCGACACTCGCAACAACCTATCTATACTATCTATTGTGGGCATGGGTGGCTTGGGCAAGACCTCACTTGCCCAACATGTATTCAATGACCCAAGGATTGAAGCTAAATTTGATATTAAAGTTTGGATCAGTGTTCCACAGGAATTTGATGTTCTCAATGTATCAAAAGTAATTCTTGACACAATTACTGGTTCAACTGATCACTGTATACAGCAGGAAGTGGTTCAGAGAAGACTGAGAGAAAACTTTACGGGGAAGAAATTTCTTCTCGTTTTGGATGACGTTTGGAACGAAAGACAATCTAAATGGGAAGATGTGCAGAAGCCTCTAATTTTCGGAGGCCAAGGCAGTAGGATTCTTGTCACTACACGTAGTGAGAAGGTTGCTGTTACCATGCGATCAGAAAAACACCTCCTTCAGGTATTAAGGGAAGATTATTGCTGGGACTTGTTCGCAAAACATGCATTCCAAAGTGATAATACTCAACCACATCCAGAGTTTATAGAGATTGGTAAGAAGATAGTTGAAAAATGTAATGGGCTTCCTCTAGCCTTAAAAACAATGGGAAGTCTATTACACAATAAATCATCCTTTTGGGAATGGGAAAGCATTATGAAAAGTGAGATATGGGATTTTTCAGAAGATGAAAGTGATATACTCCCTGCTTTAAGATTGAGTTATCTCCACCTTCCTTCTCATCTCaagaaatgtttttctttttgtgccTTATTTCCCAAAGGTTATGAATTTGACAAGGAGTGTTTAATTCAACTGTGGATGGCTGAAAATTTTCTACAAAGCCCGTTACaaaaaaagagtcctaaagaagtTGGAGAACAGTATTTCTATGATTTGTTATCGTGGTCCTTCTTTCAACAATCCGACAATGAAGAGAAAAAGTGTTTTATGATGCATGACCTTCTAAATGATTTGGCAAAATACGTGAGTGAGGACATCTGCATCAGGTTAGGAGTTGATGAACCAAAAGGTATACCCAAGACAAGCCGTCATTTTTCATTTCCAACCACTACTGTTAAATATTTTGATGGGTTTGGAAGTTTGATTGATACTCAAAAGTTGCATACATTTATGCGAACTGATAGGAGAATGAATAATCCTTTTTGTTTCCGTTGGTATTGTAAGATGTCGATAGATGACTTGTTCTCCAAATTTAAGTTCATACGCGTATTGTCTTTGTCTCGTTGTAGTAACCTTAAAGTGGTGCCTCAATCTGTAGGAAATCTTAAGCATCTCCGTTCATTAGATCTTTCTTACACTGACATAGAAAAACTACCTCACTCGATAAGTTTACTCTGCATGTTACAAATATTGAAGCTGAACTATTGTCGAAGATTAAAGGAGCTTCCCTCATATTTGCATCAACTCGACAATTTGCGACGCCTTGAATTTATGAACACTGGAGTGAAAATTATGCCAATACATTTGGGAAAGTTGAAGAATCTCCAAGTATTGATGAGTTCCTTTTACGTTGAGAAAAGTAAGGAGTTCAGTATTCAGCAATTACGAGAACTGAATCTTCATGGAAGTCTAAGAATTCACGAGCTGCAGAATATTGAGAATCCCTCTTATGCATTAGAAGCAGATTTGAAGAACAAACCACATCTTCTGGAGCTACAATTAGAATGGAATATTACCGGCAACACCTCTGTAGATTCAACAAAAGCTGGGGATGTAATTGAGAATCTACGACCTTCCAAACACTTGAAAAAGTTATCAATATGGAACTATGTCGGTAAACAATTTCCAAATTGGTTACTCGATAATTCATTACCAAATCTGGTGTCCTTAGTGTTGCGCAAATGTAAATCTTGCCAACGTTTTCCTCCCCTTGGTCTTTTGCCATTTCTGAAGAAGCTGGAGATTTCAGGGTTTGATGAGATAGTGAGTATTGATGCTGATTTTCATGGGAACAACTCTTCTTCCTTTAAATCCCTTGAAACATTGTATTTCTCCAATATGAGTCAATGGGAAAAGTGGAACTGCCAAGCCGTGACAGGTGTTTTTCCACGTCTAAGACATCTTTCCATAACAAATTGTCCAGAGCTGAAAGGACAGCTGCCAGAGTTTGTTGCTTTAAAAGAACTAGAAGTCTTTCACTGCGAGAAACTAGAAGCTTTGATTGTGAGTGCTATAGAATTACGTCTAGAAGAGTGTGGAAAGCTGCAGTTGGACTCGGGTACAATGAAAAGGCACACAACTGGTTGGCACAACATGGAAACATCATTTGTGGAAATGGTTGGGCACATCATATTCTGCACTTCTCTTGAATACTTGCACATTAATTCTCCACTGAAGTCAATCAGAAATGACTCTGTCTCTCTAAGAACCTTTCCACTGGATTTATTCCCAAGACTTAGGATGCTTATTCTCAGCGGGCTTTGTGATCTGCAGATGGTTTCACAAGATCATGCTCATAATCATCTCCAGGATCTGACAATCAAAGAGTGCCCTAAATTTGAATCATTGCCTGCGAAAATGCATATGTTGCTTCCATCTCTCACGAAGCTGTCCATAGAAGATTGTCCACGATTTGAGTCATTCCTTGAAGGAGGTTTGCCATCAAATCTAGAGCATTTGACAATCAAAGAGTGTCCTAATTTTGAATCATTAACTGGAAACATGCATATGTTGCCTCCATCTCTTAAGTGGCTATGCATAGAAGACTGTCCAAGACTTGAGTCGTTCCCTGACGATGGTTTGCCATCAAATCTATTTCACATGACACTCAAGAGTTGCTCTATACTTGTTGGCTCACTGAAAGGAGCTTTGGGAGATAATCCTTCTCTAGAAAGCTTGTGGATTGAAAAGGTGGATGCAAAATCTTTTCCAGATGAAGGTTTGCTTCCACTCTCTCTTTCTTCTCTAACCATCTCTGATTGTCCAAATCTAGAGAAACTGGACTACAACAGTCTCATGACGCTAAACATATATGATTGTCCAAGACTTGAGTCGTTCCCTGACAGAGGTTTGCCATCAAATCTGAAGCATCTGACAATCATTAATTGCTCTAGACTTGTTGGCTCACTGAAAAAAGCTTTTAGAGACAGTTCTTCATTGGAAAGCTTGTACATTGCAGAACTGGATGCAGAATGTTTTCCTGATGAAGGTTTGCTTCCACCCTCTCTTACTTCCCTAACCATCCGTGGTTGTCCAAATCTAGA